From Paenibacillus sp. PL2-23:
AGATATCGTAATGTCTGTCGCCTACTCCACCATATCCTAAATCAATAAAACCTTTGAATGAAAAGTAATCCATTATGATATTAGGTAAGCAGTAATCACCATGTATTATCACATTGTCGATCGCACAATAGTTGTACTCATTCATAATACTAAGGTCTATCCCCTTAATATGTGCTTCATTCAACAATTCATTAGTTCTATTGCCATATGGACAGCCCTCGGTAGGTAGTGAGTGCAACATTTTTAGATATTCGCCAAACACACTTGCTAATTTACTAGGATTCTCAATGTGTGGCACTGCCGTTCCATCTTCACCACTTACTGCTTCTGTAAATAAATAGTCATAATCTAAATCAGATTCATAGACTATGGCATTCGGTGCGACGTTATGTTTATGTAAAAAATTTGTCATTTTGTATTCACGTTCAAGCGAACCTCTTTTGCTTATCTTTAGAAAAGCACGTTCTTCACCCGATACAAAAAGTGTCTTTGCATTATCGGAACAACTACTATCATAAATTGTTGCCTCTTTTATATACTGCCTAATGGTTAGCGGTATAGTCTCAATATCAAAGGAGACTTCCGTTCGTTCCATATAATTTCCCCTCCTCATACAATTCATTAGTAAATCTTAACATAAAGCTCGGATAGTTTTGTGTAAAGTATGATTTCATTCAATTTTTCTTGATATCTTGAACCTATACGACGGATATTTACAGCCCCATAATATAAGGTATGTTTCATACCTGCTGATTTTGAGGTTAGTCGGCGGTGGCAATAAGAAACAATCCTCGTAAGGTGTAGGGAAATCAAACGCTACATCTAGTCTGCTGACTTTCCAACGCTCAGGCTCAATCATATTAAATCCACTTCGCGAAGTAGAACTGCCAACGAATAAGGCAGAGCTGGAAGAATTCCTTGCCGATCTCGTTATATTCATCGAGCATAGCGATGGCGAACGTGTTCTGAGTAAGCCGGAGGTGGTTTCATATCAAGATAACGTCATGGGCTTGAAATTGGAATCACGAAGTTCTCTACTTTTACCATTCTCAACATGGAGAACTGTTTAGAATATGCACAGCAGTTAGAACAAAGCCAACAACAGAAGGTGCACGAAGCTTATGTTACTGACTATGCATGGGCATACCAAGATATTGAAGAAGCATCAAGGAATCACGAGTATACGATCGATAACGGCATTGAGACAATAAAATATCCATAATGCCAAAACCCACCCATTCGTTACAGAACGGGTGGGTTTTTGCTGCAGCTTATTGAAAAAATGGTCCTTCTGTCGCCTAGGATTACATTAAGCGCCGCGCCGAAGTTCGAATAATACGAGGCGCGGTTGAGGTGAGCAAGCTCATCGAAAAGTAGGGTCTGTATTTAGAAGGAGAATCACTTCATTTGAAGAATAAGTAGGAGTTATGACAAGCCTTGTGAACGTAATCCTAAGAAGCTGAAAGGTGACAAAAATGGACACAAATAGAAACTCTATAGACGAAAAAGATGAAAAAATTGCCCAGCTCGAAAGACTATTAATAGAATTGAAGGAAGGACAAATGCAAAGCGCTGCAACCATCGCTTTAGATCATAACGCAAGATCTTTATCTCCCCCGAAAGGAATATTTAAGTTTTTCTTAAAAGCTGCTGGAGTGAAGATGATATTGGCCATTCTTGTTATATTAATCATTGCTTCAGGAGGCGCTTGGCTATTTGCGGGCAGTACCTTCAAGCAAGAATCAGTCACGTTTGTTGAACATGTCCAACAACTGGCCACATTGGCAACCGCTGAGGCTCATATGAAAGCGGTTATACAAGAAGAGGACAATAAGATTTTCGGAAAAGACATCCCTATTGATCTTCCAGGAACAAAGCGAGAGCTCCTATTGGTTGTACCTGGAACGGTTATTGCAGGTGTTGATTTGAAAGGAATCACTTCTGAGGACATGGAAATTAATGAAGAAACAAAACAAATTGACATTACCCTTCCTCATGCCAAGCTTATCCAGGAGCCATCCTTACAGATGGATCAAATATTAGCCATTGACAAAGGCGGGATTTTCCGTGGAGATGTGAAATGGGATGAAGGTTTTGCCCTGGCCGCTAAGGCACAAGAGCAAATTCGTCAAGATGCCATCTCTGTTGGTTTACTAGATACTGCAGAGAAAAGTGCAGAAAAAGTGTTGAAGGAATTTTTTAAAAATATTGGCTATACGGTAAATGTCACTTTTAAAAGCTGATATTGATGATTACCCGTGATACAAAGTTGACCTTGCATATGAGCGGACCAACAAACGGTATTAGCTTATCGGAATCCACTCCAATCGGTGCTTAGTGACATCATCATGATGGCGCTAAGTACTTTTTTTTTTGTGGCTTTGTAGAAGGATTGACAATAAATTGCTTTGCAGCTTATTATGTTTAAGGGATTAAACATTCAAACGTACGAACGAATGGATACAATAAAGATATAACCGACAAGGAGCTGCATGACATGAAAAAAACCGTATTAATTACAGGAGCATCTGGAGGGATCGGGTACGTGCTCGCTTATCGTTTTGCTGAGGCTGGGTATCGTCTGGTGCTTGTGGCACGGAGCTCAGACAAGCTGCAGCAGCTGGCGAGAGAGTTGAAGGATACGTACAGGGCTTCATGCATGACTGTAACGAAGGATCTGGGGGTAGAGAGCGAGATTGCTGCCTTGCACAAGGAGCTTCTGGAGCAAGAGATCGAGGTTGATGTGCTCGTCAACAATGCGGGCTTTGGATTGTACGGTGAATTTGTGGAAACAGATCTTGAGCAGGAGCTGAATATGATTGACCTGAACGTTTGTTCACTTACCATGCTTACGAAGCTGTTCGTCCCAGCTATGGTGAGGAAGGGGACGGGGGGTGTGCTGAATGTAGCTTCGGTAGCGGCATTCCAGCCTGGACCGTTGATGGCGGTCTATTATGCTACCAAAGCGTACGTATTATCATTCTCAGAAGCTCTTGAGAATGAGCTCAAGGGTACGGGGGTAACGGTGACAGCGCTATGCCCGGGGCCAACCCAGACAGGATTTAGCGACCGGGCGAATTTGGGCACGTCCAAGCTGTTCAAGAGTGGTGCGATGGATGTTCGCAAAGTGGCCGACATCGGGTATAATGGTTTTTTACAAGGGAAATCGGTTGTTATACCAGGGGCTCAGTACAGGCTGCTGACACTGCTGATCCGCTTTATGCCGCGCAAGCTGGTGACTTCAATCGTTCGTAGTATTCAGGGCAAAGCCTAAAGGACATAGCTGTCTTAGATCAAGGAGGATATCACGTATGGGTGCTGTAGAAACGTTTCGATCATGCATACCATTGTTTCAAGCGTTAAGCGACCCTGCAAGGCAGGATATTATTCTGTTATTGGCTCAAGAGGACTCTCTGTCTGTTAATGAAATTGCGGAGCATTCCAAGCTGTCCAGACCTGCCATCTCTCACCATCTGAAGATTCTTCGGGATAACAAGCTGGTTGATATCGAGCAAAAAGGGACTCAGCGTCACTATTCCTTAGCGCTTAACAGTGCGGTGGAATTGCTCAAGGAGCTGATCGTAACTGTCGAGACGACCTGCGATTTGGGCGAGAGCAAGCCTTCCTGATCATTAGCTCGCAATGAATGCCATAAGAGCGCAGCCCCCGCTAGTGTAGCGGGGGCTGCGTGCGCTGATCTTCAATGCGGCTGTGTTAATTCATTTCCTTCATCGTATTTCGTATACTCATGTACAGCCTCTGCCATTCAGGGGCAGTGTGCATGAGATGCTCGGAAGACCGCACGAATTGCGCTTCCTCTTTGCTTTCTCTTGGAAGGGTCCTTTCGGTCGGTCCCATGGGCTTCGACGCGTTATGGCGTACCGCCTTGGCCTTCGCTTTCTCTAGTCTTTTCTTTCCCACTGCCTGATGTCCCTCCATCCATTGGCCAAGCTGTCTACGTCTCCGTTACCCAAGTTTGGCGAAGCGCCAGCAGCTCCTTCAAATCGGCGGTCGAAAGCTCCGTTATCCACTGCTCGCCGCTGTCCACGACTTGATTCGTGATGCTCTGCTTGCGCTCCAACATCTCATCTATTGGTTCCTCGATTGTTCCCAGTGTAATAAACTTATGAACCTGCACATCCTTCGTTTGCCCGATACGGAATGCCCGATCGGTCGCTTGATTCTCGACGGCGGGATTCCACCAGCTCGTCAGCTCATCCAGGATCGGCATCGCCTCGAATTCCGGGAATCGGCCTGAATACATATATAGATCAATCCAATCACGATAACGTTTCGTCTCATACAGATACATGTCGTAAGCCTCAAAGGTCAGTGAAATATGCTTCATCACCCATCTCCGCCACTCCGGGTTGCTTTGTTCCAATCCGTCGATTGCCCTTCCTCCAGAAGCTCCTCAATGATCGTATATAGAGCATCTACTGCATTGTGATCCGAGGAGGAGCCTATATTGTCGAACGATGTAAGAAAAATATCAGGGGTGTATCGTACAATCACAAAAAAAGGACAAGAAAAGAGGTTTGTTAGATGAAGAAACGCAAACCAATTGCCATGCTGATGTCATTCATTATGATGCTGTCTGTACTTCCAATTGTCCCGATAACGGCACACGCCGATGCAAATGGCTGTGATGCAAGCGCCAGAGCTGCATATGGAGGCCTTGGTGGTACAGAGCTTTTCCTAGGCGGCAAATATATTGAGCTTGGGATCAGCAATTGGGGGGATTTCGGCACAGAGGGTACCAAGCCTGCTAACTTTCATGGCACGCATACCTATCCGTATAACCAACATAGAAGCAATATTGGAATGAGCGCAGATCATGACGGCTTCTGTCAAGGAATTGATATGCCAATAGACTACTATTTGCCGGGTACTGCAAAAGAAGGATTTTCAGTAGGATATGCGACTCACCCGGATGGCATTAGAAGTAATGATTTCAGATCCAATATGGCTTTGATGGACGGCAGGCAGCCTGTAACAAATGGACCAATCCTCAAAGGCAAGGAGATGTCCACCACCGTAATCAATACCTCGCAAGTGGATAAAGGCATTCTGAGCGCAACCATCGTCTCGACTTGGATTAATAGAAGTTTAACGAAGGATAATCCTGTAATGGAAGTGAGGCAAGTGATATCCTTCCATGAGGACGATAAGTTTTATCGGAATGATGTCACCCTTACGAATATTTCGGATCAAAGTGATTATCCACGAAGCTGGACAAGCACAAGGTATTCACGCTCGCTTGATCCTGACAATACCGTAGACCAAAACGATATGAGATTTTATGAAACTAGAAATGTGGTTACCCATACGATAGCCGAAGACGGCATTGCTGTGGTCAAAGCGGAATCACATCTAGATGATGATCGGTTATACCAAGTATTCGGCTCAAGGATGCCGATTTTCTATTATTCCGAGGATCCGGCAGCAAGAGGCTCCGTCTTTGGCGGCTATACAACCAATCCTTATACTGATGCCGTATATACGACACCTCGACAGAAGAATTTGCCTTGGGTTAACGATGTGTCGATCGGAATGAGTTGGGATGCGGGTCCTCTGGAGCCAGGTGAGAGGAGTGAAGTCTTTACCTACTATACGAGCTTGGATGAGCGAGTATTTGAAGAAGTCATTGCGGACATCCAATTGGATGAACGGGGTCTGCAGCCTTTCGAGGAGACGGAAGCGAATGATGGTACGGTATCCGGTAAACAGAAAGTGGCGATTTCCGGGGCGACACTTGTCGAGACGCTGGATATGAATCATATTCGCGTCAATAATCTTCCAGCGGGCTTAGGCTTTGCGGCCACTCGCTTGAGTGACAGTGAGATCGAAATGGAGTTGACGGGTGCGGCTGCCCAGCATCGCAAGGAAGCATCGGTCGACAACTTATCTGTAACGGTCGGTAAAAATAATTTGATAGGGTCTTCAGCAGATCTTACGACCAAGACGTTCAGTGTGACATTTATGGATCCTGCCCTGCTTGCTTTGGATAAAGGGATCGTGACGGGGAATGTGAACGGTGAACTCGATGAGGCGCTTACATTGTCCATTACGAACGGTACATTCGCCACAGATATTTCGATAGATGACATCGTGGTCCATCATCTTCCTGATGGTCTAAGTGCGACATTGACAGGAGCCTCTGCCCATGAGCTGCAGATTGGATTTAGTGGAGCGACGGCGGATATGGTGGATGTGAATACGGCGTACGTAACGGTACAAGCAGGTGGGCTGATTGGAAGCCCGACGGATTTAAGGACGAATACGTTCAAAATTGACTTTCCGGAAATAGAGCCCTTTGTGGTTGTGCAATCCCCCCTATACGAGTCGGAAGCCAATGATGGCAGTATCGCTGACCAATTGGTGTTAACGCTTGTAGACGGTACTTGGGATTCCAATGCTACAGATGCAGTTAATGCGGTCAATTGGCCAGCAGGCTTGGAACCGGGGGAGGCTATACTGAACAGTCCAACCCAAATGACGGTTTCCATCAACGGGCAAGCAAGCAGTCATGAATGGATTGATAGTATTCAAGAGGCACAAGTTGAAATCATGGGCATCCCGTCCAACACGTTTTCGATTATGTTCCGTTCACCACTGTCGTTTATTACAGCCTCACCTGATGTGCTCCATAATGCGGGCGACGGCTCCATAGCAGAGACACTGACGGTTACGCTGCATAATGGCAGATTTGCAGGTGAAGTCATGAGCTCGGGTGTGACGGTCAACAATCTACCGGAGGGGCTTGGCTTCGACGTGGCGCGTATAAGCGACACCCAACTGGAGCTACAGTTCACAGGACAGGCAACCAAGAAGCTCGAAGCTTCTTCATTCGCCTCAGTTACTGTTGATGCTGGTAATGTGATGGACGCTGTGTCGTCGTTAACCTCCAATCCTGTAGATATTCGGGTTCCAGATGATGCGTCATTAGCTGTTCTGGATGCCATGCATCTGACTTGGGATACGATAAGGGAAGAGAATGTCCTACAGACCTCCGTTCAAACGAATGTATGGCTCCCAGCTACAGGAATATACGGCAGCAATATAACGTGGACGACCTCGAAGGATTCCGTCATTTCTCTTGACGGTACCGTGGTTAGACCTTCTTTTGAAGAGGGGGATCAGGAGGTCACCTTAACAGCGGAGCTTGTGAACGGTACTTCCACACAAACCAAGATTTTTGAGCTTATTGTCAAGAAATTGGCAGGCACAGACGAGCAATCGGTCAATGAGGATGCGGACCAAGTGACATGGGACATGATCCGGCAGAAGAATGTGATACAGGATAGTGTTACCTATGACTTGAATCTGCCAAGCGAAGGGGAATACGGCAGCAGTTTGACTTGGACCACTTCGCAAGCCGCTGTCATTGACACGAATGGCAAGGTAGTACGTCCACAGAAAGAGGAGGGCGACCAGCAGGTCACTTTAGTTGTAAGAATCAGCAAAGGTGATGCTGCCGTTACAACAACCTTTGATCTTATTGTTATAGCTCTGGAAGACGATGTTCAAGCTCAACTGGACGAAGTCATCGGCACATTGAGAATTGGTTATGCTGACCAGGATTCGGCGCAAAGTGTGACACAGGATATTACACTGATCTCTGAGGGTTTTTATGATGCTGAGGTCGTATGGACCAGTCACCGTAGCGAGCTAATCAGTCATACCGGAAAAGTGAACCGTCCCCTTAAGGATACGGTGGTAAGAATAACAGCGCGAGTCACGAAGGACGGCTTCTTTCGAGAAAAGGACTTTTTCGTCACAGTGAAAGGAACAAGTGGAATCAGTCTCCCGCAGGATGAGGATGATGTAGAAATTGGATATGCACCTGGGGATTCAGCGGACCATGTCACAAAAAACTTGTACCTGACGAAGCTTGGTCATACGGGCTCTGAAGTGACTTGGGCTTCGGACAAGCCAGCCGTTATCTCGAACAGCGGACGAGTGAATCGACCGGGTCCAGATGAAGCTGACGAAATAGTTGAGCTTACGGCAACACTTAGGGACCCTGACAACCCGCTCATCACAAGAACGAAGACCTTTAGGGTCACGGTTATCAAGCTGAGTGATCAGGAGGCGGTTGACGAAGCGGCCAAGAAGCTGAAGATTGATGATGCGGCCGAATTCGTAGACGGAGACATCTGGGAAGGGGTTACAGAGGCGTTTCTTCTCCTGAAGCAAGGTGCATATGATACGGATATTACATGGGAATCGAATACACCTTCCGTGATCGAGGTCGACCTGGAGGGCGAACAGGCGCAAGTAAACGTCACCCGGCAACGGGAAGAGAAGCATGTCATCTTGACGGCTACGTTTACAAGAAACGATAAGACCGCTACAAAGCGATACTTAATTATCGTAAAGGCATTGGGCATTACCAAGGACGGCGGCACTCGATTGGACACGGTCAGAGATGCTAAGCTGGCAACGCTACAAGACGGGGCTCCAGTAGAGCAGAGCATCAAGATTCTGCGGACAGTCATGTCTAACGGGACCAAGATTGACACGATTATAGTCGATGATAATGGGATGTATGACTTGGTTGCATCGATTGACCCGAACGATCCTGATGCGTTAAATCGTCTTGTCACCATCACCCATGATGATGATGAGCTTGAGCATGCGGATGAAATTGCTGTCGAAATTCCAGCGACGGCTATAACAACGATGGCAGGTCGGAACATATCCCTGCATATTGGAAGTGACCTGGCTTCGATTCAGCTGGATGAAGCAAGTGTGAAAGCAATCGAGGATATGGGGACAGATTTGTACTTTAGAGTTGCACCTGTGAACCAAACACAAGATCAGGCAAGGATTCAGAGTAACGCAATGAATATTGGCGCTACTAAGATTACTTTAGCCGATAACGAGCAGATTCAGACGATTGGAAAGCCGAGAGTCATCGAGTCGAACTATCATGGGGTGATTACAGAGGTTCTTATTCCTTTGTCAGATTTCTCCGATCAGATCCCGGTTGGAAGCTCAGCAGAAAGAGACGTATTCTTGAATAGTCTCAGGATTTATGTGGAGCATAGTGACGGAGAATTTGCAGTGTATACACCGCAGCGAATGGTATATACGAATGCTGGTGTGCCGACTGCGGCTGCATTCCAAATTAGCAAATTCAGCAGCTTCCAGCTGATTCGCTTGGTTGAGGGCAGCACAGGAGGCGGATCGACTGGTCCTGGCACCCTGCCGGCACTTGAACCGGTATCGGAGGAAGAATTCCCATTAACTTGCAAGAGGGTGCAGGAGCTTCAGGACCTGAATGAAGTTATTGAGGTGAATACCGAGAGCTGGACGATTAAGCTGAATGCCGCTGACTTGAATTTGGAAGATATAAGTCTGTTATTTGACGGGCAAGAAAGGGATCATTGCGAGATTGTAATGAAAGTTACAATCGTCGAAGCAGATGAAGACCAAGAGGACGAGTTCAAGAAAGCGGCTGAACACAGGGAAGTTGATGTCGTAGGAGATCAGGTGTACATCTCGATCGAAGCTGTATATGACGGACAAACTAGGCCGGTGACGAGCCGCGGAAAGATGGAGTTCACATTGCCGATTCCGGATGGCATGAAGATTACGACAGGCGTATTGTACAGGGAAGGGAATCTGCATCATCAACCAACGTATGTATTCATTGAGAATGGACGTTATTATGCTCGCATCAACAGCTTTGAAACCGGACTTTTCGGACTGATCTGGAACCCGCAGCAATTCGCAGATGTAGAGAACCATTGGAGCAAGCTGGACGTAAACGACATGTACTCTAGACTTGTTGTGAACGGGGTTAACGAAGCCTCCTACGAGCCAGAGCGTGAAATAACGAGGGCGGAATTCACCGCTATCTTGGTCAGGGCTCTGGGAATCGTAAGACATGAGTTGGTTGTACCGAAATTTAGCGATGTGCCTGACAAAGCATGGTATCAGGGAGAGATGGCCGTCGCCATCGAGAACGGACTAATAGAAGGGTATCCTGACGGAACGTTCAGACCGGGTAACAACATCACGCGACAAGAAGCGATGATGATTATGAAGAGAGCGATGACCATCACGGAGTTGGAGTCGTCGCTTAGCGAGGAGTTATATCTAAAGCTTCTTCTAACCTTCGTGGATGGGAATACCATTGCGGATTGGGCAGAATCAGCCGTCCAGAGCAATCTTTCTACGGGAATTATTGTTGGAAGAAATGGACGATTGGATCTAAATGCGGGCATTACACGTGCGGAGACCTCGGCAATAGTGAGGAGATTATTGATTCTATCGGAACTCATTAATCCGTAGTTCATCTCGCTTATTTTTAATTGAACAATACGGTTGCAACTAGTAGACTAGAACTATATCTATAGACATACATACTAGTGCAGCAGGAAGGTGGACTTATGTTGAGACATCAAGTGAAAAAAAGTTTTATAGTTTTTATGCTTGTAATGCTATTTGCAGCAACGATCATGCCCCCAGTCTATGGTGACAGGAGCACGATTCCGAACGGTGATGGCATGAGCCACAGCGCAGAGGTTGAACCGAACCCGCTCGGGGATAATTTGTCGACAACGGAGTACGATATATTACCGGCAGGTTTTTCCTCTATGGGAGGGACGTTTGATGGTCGTTATATATGGATGGCCAGCTTTAACGGCAGTGTTGTGGCTATACAGAAGGTGGACACCTCAACTGGAACTACAGAAAGCATAAGCTTGCCTAACGATGTTAGCGGTAATTTTGTTGGCAGCGTGTTCGATGGACAGCACGTTTGGTTCATTCCGCACTCCAGCAATAAGCTGGTTAGAATAAACAAGGATACTAACGTGATAACTTCATTCGATGGATGGCCTGCCGGGTCCCGAGCTACAGAAAGTTCTGGACAATTTGCAGGGGGAGCATTCGATGGTACATACCTGTGGCTTTCGCCTTATGGTGCATTAAAGGTTGTGCGTGTGGATGTATCCGACGGATCTATGACTGCTTATGATCTGCCTGGCGCCATTTCCTCCTCTTCCTCCAGCAAATTTATTGGCGCCGTGTATGACGGAGAGAGAGTCTGGCTTCTTCCTTATTCGGCGTCGGAAGTCGTTAGCATTAACCCAGCAGATGGATCCATGACGACGCATAGCAGCTGGCCTGCGGGCTTTGCCAAAGCTACAAGCTCCATTATAGGCGGCGTATTTGATGGTAGGTATATTTGGCTGACACCATATTTAGCGGATCAAATTGTTCGTCTCGATACAATGGATGGATCCATGATGGGGTTTAATAGTTGGCCAGCCGGCTTTGATAAGACGTCAAGCATGTATTTCGGCGGAGCTTTCGACGGCCAAGCGATTTGGTATATTCCACTACTAGGCGGCAAGCTTATTAAAATTGATAAGGATAATGGAGAAATTCAGAGCTTCAGCCTGAATGTTTGTGGAAGTCCAAGCTATATGGGAGGCATATTCGATGGGAATCGCATCTGGCTGGTTCCGGGTTCCCCTGTTACGAAGCTTGCCAGTATTGGCACTTCGCTTGGGAGTGGTGACGACACTGCGCCCGTCTTAACTAGCGGTGACCTGGCTGCATCTTCTATTACGTATTCCGGAGCCGTTCTAAGCTGGAGCAAGGCTTCGGATAACGTCACTGTATCGTGTAACCTGGAGTATCAGGTGTACCAATCGGCCAGTCCCAATATTGGTACAGTTGCCGATATAGAAATTAATGGAACTCCAATCGGGTCACCAGCCAAGGATATTGCGACGAGTTCTATTACAGGTCTCACGCAAGGGACAAGCTATTATTTCAACGTTCTTGTGAAGGATGGCAGCGGCAACAAAACAGCTTATACCATGACGCAAGTGACAACACTGGAGCCTACGGTTACGCTTAGCTACAATGGCAACGGCCATACGGAAGGAAGTGTCCCTGTTGACGGCACGGCTTACACCCAAGGACAAGCGGTAGCTGTAGCTGGCAATACAGGAGCTTTGTACAAGAGTGGTTATGTGTTCGAGGGCTGGAATACAGCCGCGGATGGAAGCGGTCAAGATTATGCGCCGGGTGCTTCGATAACGTTAGGTTCCACGAATGTTACGCTTTACGCCAAGTGGAGACCGCTGAGCGAAGAAGCGAGATTAAGCGCATTGGAGTTATTCGGAGTGTTGCTGTCACCTGCCTTCGATTCAGATACGCTGGCTTATACGGCAACAGTAGGTTATGCAGTAGAGAATACGACAGTTACGGCAACTGCTTCATCAGACCTGCACGATACAATGACGTTAAACGGAGACACTGTGCTCGTTAGCGGACAAACCAGCGCACCTGTTGGGCTGGCTGTCGGACAAAACGAGCTGAAAGTGAAGGTGACAGCAGAGGATTCGGCAACTGAGATGACCTATACGGTAAATATTACACGTGAAGCGCTCATTCTCCCTCCAACTGTGCCTGCACCTCCGAAGGAGGATGGCTTCCGGATTATCGTGAACGGTCAGCCGCAGGAGCAAATTGCATCAGTCGAGAGGCACAATTCCAACGGACGCTCCAGCCTGTCGGTTCATGTGGACACAGATAAGCTCGCGGCCCAGTTAGCGAAGGAAGGGAGCAAGCCTACGATAACCATTCCTGTTACGGGCGCCTTCGATAAGGTGTCC
This genomic window contains:
- a CDS encoding S-layer homology domain-containing protein; amino-acid sequence: MPPVYGDRSTIPNGDGMSHSAEVEPNPLGDNLSTTEYDILPAGFSSMGGTFDGRYIWMASFNGSVVAIQKVDTSTGTTESISLPNDVSGNFVGSVFDGQHVWFIPHSSNKLVRINKDTNVITSFDGWPAGSRATESSGQFAGGAFDGTYLWLSPYGALKVVRVDVSDGSMTAYDLPGAISSSSSSKFIGAVYDGERVWLLPYSASEVVSINPADGSMTTHSSWPAGFAKATSSIIGGVFDGRYIWLTPYLADQIVRLDTMDGSMMGFNSWPAGFDKTSSMYFGGAFDGQAIWYIPLLGGKLIKIDKDNGEIQSFSLNVCGSPSYMGGIFDGNRIWLVPGSPVTKLASIGTSLGSGDDTAPVLTSGDLAASSITYSGAVLSWSKASDNVTVSCNLEYQVYQSASPNIGTVADIEINGTPIGSPAKDIATSSITGLTQGTSYYFNVLVKDGSGNKTAYTMTQVTTLEPTVTLSYNGNGHTEGSVPVDGTAYTQGQAVAVAGNTGALYKSGYVFEGWNTAADGSGQDYAPGASITLGSTNVTLYAKWRPLSEEARLSALELFGVLLSPAFDSDTLAYTATVGYAVENTTVTATASSDLHDTMTLNGDTVLVSGQTSAPVGLAVGQNELKVKVTAEDSATEMTYTVNITREALILPPTVPAPPKEDGFRIIVNGQPQEQIASVERHNSNGRSSLSVHVDTDKLAAQLAKEGSKPTITIPVTGAFDKVSTNLNGAAVKAMENKQALLDIQTPIANYRLPASELGVERLNELLGEGVQAEDMVVQIVIEMSDAEKVLLMNEAEAKGGFQVLTAPVDFKIYASYQEKTVEVKQFTAYVEREIMLPEGTDAGKVTTALVLNADGSTYHVPTYVTSRDGKSYAVINSLTNSTYTLVYSPKSFKDLEGHWAQSVVTDLASRLVINGVSAERYSPDTAITRADFAAIVIRALGLSEANGMSDFLDVEDEAHYAGAVARAQEFGLIEGYQDGTFRPDQTITRQEAMVILTRAFKLAGLSTEWTSSEDPESNLAMFADRDTIAAWAKPAAATMVRHQLAMGNGGFELMPEKELTRAETAALVQRLLKAAELINE